The genomic DNA GCTGCTAGCTCAAGTTCCGTTTCGGCAGGTCAGACGGAAAGGTTCGGTGCCCTGTGAGTGCGGGGTGGTTCCTGAAGGGGGCGGACTCTTCTGATGTTCGGTGAAGGACGGGCGCGTGTCCCGCAGTGAGGTCATCGCCGTCCTGCTCCTGAGGGGAGGAAGCGGGCTGCTCTGGGGTCAGGAGAGGAGGTCTACACACAGGGAGCAGTGCGCACGGATGCCTGGGCGTCGCTTTTAACTCCAAAAACAGTTTAAGCACAGCATTAGCATTTACaactttaaaacattattaacCAGGTAGGGCAACACTTAGTGTCGTACATTTggtacatttaattatttccgTTTTGCCCTTCCCGAGTAAAATGGATGGAACGCTGTGTTACTGGTGTCTCCTTTGTCGTGTGTTCAGATGCAGTAGAATATTAATATTCAGTCTCTGCGCTTTGGCTGATACGATGttgtgcccctctctccctcggcTGTGAATTTAACTGATTAAATCACCGAGTGCACACAGCAGTGGTGACATGAAAACAACAATTAATAATAAGCGAACTCCCTGTGCTACACGGCTCCCTCTTAGCCTGGCAGCTAATAACATTACAGGGCGAAAATAGCGCATGCGGACAGGTGTAAAGGGATTTGCgcataattttttttgcctgcttGGGAAATGGGTATGATTGTACTGTGGCTCAGTTACACAgggaaagggaaggagggagagggaaagggatagagagagagagaaagagggagcagTTTCAATAGGGAAAGTCCCTCTTGTGTCGCTGGCTTCTTTGTCCTCCTTCACGGCTTGTCACTTTGTTTTATGCCTTCCCCGAAGCGCTGGTGGATTTGCGCCTCCTTCCCAGCGCTCGCTGGCAGCTATTTGCAGATTCTCATGATAAGAGTATTatatttacataacataaccGTGGAACAATGCGTGCGGCAGCGGGGACACTGAGCCGAGCACGGACCGCCTTTATTCAAACACCATCTATTAGTGTCCGACCAGGCCCCATTTGCATATTTGGGTGTCGTGTTTTGCATAGCGCCCTGAAAGCCCGCGCTTTGGGACTGGGGCAGAGTGTGCTGTGGCACGCAGCGTGGCCTTGGATTAATAGCGCCtgtgattgttttaaaatgctcccctctccacccccccccccccatgtactTCTCTAGTAGAAATATATGTTCAGCATATTGCGCACTTGCCTTATTGACTGTTCTTACTAATTTAAGGATTTAAGAGGGCATTAGCCCTTTATGCAGgatttatgttttaaagtaaGGCTCTTCTTAAGAGGGATTCTGCTCTTTTTAAAGCCCCTCCTTTGACTGTTGTGGTGAGTTGTCCTTTTTAAGTGGGGCAGATGTACCTGGATGGCAGGTCACTGGATGCAGGTTGTCATGGCTGCAGGTTGTCAGGTGCAGGTATCAGGAGGCTCAGGAAACGCTCAGCCTGGCAGCGTCCCCAGCTCCGCCCAGGGGGCCTGACTCAGTCGTTATTATTCAGGGCCGGCCTGTATGATGTGCCAGCCTGCTGTCCCAGGAAGGCTGTTTAAAGCAGTCTTACGCAAAAAGGCCCGTTTGTAGGCCCCAAGGGGCTCGTCCCAGAACCGTCCCGAAAGCCAGCAGAGCACCCCTGTTCCCGAGCAGAGCACCCCCGTCCCAGAGCAGAGCACCCCCGTCCCGGAGCAGAACATGAAGGAGGACAGGTTAACTCTGTCCGGGGAGCGAAGGTGAACCCCGACAGACTTATTTATCTTGGGAACgggtggtagggggtagggggcacggggggggggaggtgttagGGTCAGGCTGAGCCTGAGACTTTGACAGATTCACCCCGTGGACGGCGTTTCTGGGGTCCCCTTTGTTTGGGGGTCCCGGGTGCTGGCGGCTGACCCTCATCCTTCACAGAGCCCCGACGTGTGAAGGATGTCACGGTGTGCCagggaccccccacccccccgcccggcaGGCCAGGGaacgcccccaacccccccacccccccgcacggTGGGCCAGAGACTCGGCCCCCCCAGTACCCCGCCCTGTGGGCCAGGGACCCAATCCATCCCGCTCCTGAAAGAAGGCTGAGATATTTATTTCTGCGCATAATGCCCCCCCTGATTTAGAGCCacatcatccccccccctcgccttaTCATTGCAGGTCACTGGCAGGACTCAAAGCCTTCAGCGAGCTGGAAGAGCTGATTGTGGACAACAACCTCCTCGGAAATGACCTCTGGTTGCCCAGGTTACCTCACCTCCATACGCTGACACTCAATAAGAACCAAATATCCTTTcaaagtgggcggggcgggggggggtcatgggCTTTTATTTAGCTGTTTGCGCTGGGAAGCACAGCTCATGAAAGGTGTAGTGAGCTGGCATGGCATCGCTTTAAGTGATTTacagctctctctttctctctctctctctctctctctctctttcctgtgtgtgtctctctgcatGCGctgctctgaaaatgaaaattgtgaCATACAGATAGCTGACTGCTTCACTTTTTTCTCAAGCTTTTTTTGTGCGCATGGGATTATGCACCAGGGCGCCCTCTAGTGGGATAAAAAGCGTGTCATATGGGATACGCTTTAATTGCTGGAAAACAAAAGAAGCAACAGTGGTGTTTTACTGCACTAACCCAATACTAGGCTTAGACATTTTAATTCtgataaaatttttaaaatgtaaatagacatataaaagatgaaaagattTGAATACCTGCAGTTGTACAATAtaagtgaaaatgcatttttctgctcCTGGGTACAATCGAATTATTAGaatatgtacttttttattttgaaaaacgtTTTTACTTCAGGTATTAAATTATGTGTATGCTTCAAGGAAAGAGTATATGAATATAGGAGGTGGCCGTTTGAGAGATTGTTTTTCCAAATGGGTGGATCCTAAATTAGTTAATTAAGACTGTTTTATAGTagattgtatatgtatatgtgcaccGTTGGCCTGGGAGAAACGACATTTAGTTCTAATTTATGAGAGTACTGAggaatgacaaataaagaaatCTTGAATCTAAATtatcaaaaattattttcaatgtctTGGTCCAGATACGCACTAAAGCATTACAATTTATTCTCTGAAGTGAATATCAGCTGCTCAGAATTGGATTCAGTAGCAGTGGTCTGCACAGCAAACTGGGCGATTATTTCAGTCTTATAGAGGTGCATTGACATTTAAATTCTAGCACAGTGTTAGTGGCTTTCAATTTTGACACTTTAGGCCAAATATTTCAAAGACAGTGAATATGGTAGAGAAGAATGCTGTGCAATGTGGACGTTTGTTTCCACGTCGGAAAAGTTTCGCGTGTCCAAGAATCGCTAACTGCTTTAGCAGAAGGCATCCATCATTTTGTCAGCGTTCTACTGTTCTGCGCCGAGCCAGCGAGGAAATCCGGAAGGACGCGAGGGACAAACAGCTGATTTCTTTCATCGCGAGCCAAAAAAACCCGGGCCTGAAAATGAGCTCGAGGCTTTTGAAGGCGGTGGTAAAGCTAAGAGATGGAAACGTTACGAAAATTGTCACTCGGTCCCTGCGGACGATGTAATGAATGAGGCTGGATCCTTAACCCTTGCCCTGTGACACCTGACTGATATCGAGTCGCTACTGGAGCACTTAGCAGCGGCGACACCGTCCCTGGAGTACCTCAGTCTCCTAGGCAACGAGGCCTGCCCCAACCAGCTGGTCAGCCTGGACAAGGACGAGGACGACTACCAGCGCTACAGGTCAGCCGCGCCACTCCGTCAAACCGCAGCGCGCAATTGGCATACAATGTCGAACATAGTACATCAtttccattttggttttttaatcgatctgatattataaaaaattttaaaattgtaaaaaataataatgacattatATTGCAGCAATCGGCAGACGAGGCCAGTTACTTAACCATTATAATACACTGccagcatgtttaaaaaaacgtaaaatttaaaatacaagacATTATCAATCAGTgcaaatgtgtgcatatgcttAATCATATTTTTTAGCGCATGCCAAATATTTTGAACGCCTATATTTTCAGGACCATGTACGGCTGAATTTAGCCAGTATTACTAACATGCAGTGGCATGACTTTACTGAAGCCTTTGAGGTCAAGCAAGCATTTGTACTTTACACTTTCCCaattacagttacattacagtTGTTTATTTGGTGAGTGAGTGCTGCATGCATTTAAACTCTTAACTTTGGGCATATTCACAAATACTGAGTCTCTGCTTAGATATGTGTGATAAATGATTATCATCATATAAACTACTGATAATCTTTCTGAGACAGACTCAGTGCCATTTTCAGGCCTTTTCACCTCATAACCTCTAGAAGCTCATTCAGTGCTGAAGAGCATCCCCTCTGATTGACAGCATCTGCGGTGTAAtattcattttgtgtcagaCTGTGATGCATCAGTATGAGCAGGACTGCTGTTTTAGCTCCGCACAGGCTTGTATCTGACAAGGTTAGTCTGTTTGTAGGTCATTTTGTGGTCCCTTGGGTGGGGCAGCACAGTATTGCATCTGTTTCTAGACAAGTTAAATCATTTCATCTTCTGAAAGTGTTTTGACTTCctaaaatcaaatcaatatgAACAAATACGCTTAATCCAGCGCGTCCTGTGTAGCGCGTCCCGTCTTTCTGATTCGGCAGCTGTGCTTGCCAGTCTCAGCAGTAGTTTCTCTGATGGAATGTGATGGACTTTGACACGTTTCCACAGACACTACAGCAATAGCCTGTGTGCCACGGGGAAGTCTTCCCGTGAAGGCAGAGAGcgcggttagcggttagcgttGTGTATTCAGGTTGACTCGTATTGTGATCTCGCTCATATACAGCATCCACGTGCGCTGGGGTACCCCCCTGCTCCCGCGCGTCTGAGAGCACTTACGGCTGTTCAGAAGAGCGATCGTAATTTACCGTTCCTCACGGTTATCAGTTTTCTGGAAAAGGCCTGTGGGTTTGGAAGTGAACACCAGGGGACtggagggggttgggttggAAGTGAACGCCAGGGGACtggagggggttgggttggAAGTGAACGCCAGGGGACtggagggggttgggttggAAGTGAACGCCAGGGACTGGAGGGGTTGGGTTGGAAGTGAACGCCAGGGACTGGAGGGGTTGGTTGGAAGTGAACGCCAGGGGACTGGAGGGGTTGGGTTGGAAGTGAACGCCAGGGACTGGAGGGGTTGGGTTTGGAAGTGAACGCCAGGGGACTGGAGGGGTTGGGTTGGACGTGAACGCCAGGGACTGGAGGGGTTGGGTTGGAAGTGAACGCCAGGGGACtggagggggttgggttggAAGTGAACGCCAGGGGACtggagggggttgggttggAAGTGAACGCCAGGGGACtggagggggttgggttggAAGTGAACGCCAGGGGACTGGAGGGGGTTGGGCTCCCGGGGTTTGTGGTGCTCGGATGCTTGATTGACAGGCAGTTTGTAAGTCCAACCAGGCACTTTTCTGGAATTTGCTTTCTTTAGAGCCACCGTTTAAAGTGTGTACATGCATAGAAAGGCCAGCTTTTAGATATTTTTATGTGGAGTGCATCTTTTTCAGATTTACTTTTGGAAACACAAGAAGGTCCTCattcttttccccccactgtttTCTCACgagcacaagaaaaaaaagaaagaaggaaaaaacagtgTCCAAGGACcttaaaatgatgaaactgGAATGAGTGTGATTCTTATGGAACAGCTCATGTTCCTGTAGGATGTGCACTGAGCCATGATTCAGTAAAGCCATATTTTACACTGGACCTCAGGCCAAGGCAGTGGATTCTGTGGTCACAGAAATGACCTGATTTTCTGTTCAGCAGGTTTCTCCTGCCTGGTAATGTTACTCACCTGCAAGCAGCGCTCGTAGTTTTACATGCTGACACTTTCAAACCATTCATTCTCTCAGAAGTCTGACACCATTCATTCTCTCAGACGTCTGACACCATTCATTCTCTCAGACGTCTGACACGGGCTGGTCGGGTTGTCTGTGTACGGTGATCTCATCATGCCACTGTCCTGGCCAGACTTACTTTGCTTTTAaaactgtttatatatatacatatatatatatatatatatatatacacacttttTTTCAAGATTCCTGAATACTTGTAAGTATTGCAGTTTTGAGCTCCATTGGCCTGAAGTACTCCTaggtttaaataaaatgtgaacagACTCATTCAGAGCCCAGATGAGCCTCTAATGAAGCCAGTTATTGGCAATAAAAACAGCTGCAGGTAATGAAATCTTTGGAAATACAAGCTATTaggtttgtgtttgtctttctttACTCCTTTTTTAAGTGAAACAGAGGGAATGCAGAAAATtaaccattttataaaataaaataaaaatgcagtcccTGTATTAGCGCCTGTATTAACGGACCTCTTCTGACACTGGAGGTACTTTGTGCTGCACAAGCTGAGGGGCCTGAAGTTCCTGGACACACGGAAAGTGACGGAGCGGGAGAGGATGGAGGCGGAGACGCGCGGCGCGTTCATGAAGGTGGTGAAGCCTAAATCAGAGGAGGTAAGCTCCCGTGGGGCCCACTGGCCCAGCGGCCGGGTTCAGCCTCTGAGACGCTCTGTCTCTCCAGCCTCTCTGAGACGCTCTGTCTCTCCAGCCTCTGAGACGCTCTGCCTCTCCAGCCTCTGAGACGCTCTGTCTCTCCAGCCTCTGAGACGCTCTGCCTCTCCAGCCTCTGAgacgctctgtctctcttcagcCTCTGAGACGCTCTGCCTCTTCAGCCTCTGAGACGCTCTGTCTCTCCAGCCTCTCTGAGACGCTCTGTCTCTCCAGCCTCTGAGACGCTCTGTCTCTCCAGCCTCTGAGACGCTCTGTCTCTCCAGCCTCTGAGACGCTCTGTCTCTCCAGCCTCTGAGACGCTCTGTCTCTCCAGCCTCTGAGACGCTCTGCCTCTCCAGCCTCTGAgacgctctgtctctcttcagcCTCTGagacgctctgtctctctccagccTCTGAAACACTGTGTCTCTCCAGCCTCTGAGACGCTCTGCCTCTCCAGCCTCTGAGAcgctctgcctctctccagCCTCTGAgacgctctgtctctcttcagcCTCTGAgacgctctgtctctcttcagcCTCTGAAATGCTCTGTCTCTTCTTCACCTTCGCGCCTCTCATGCGGCTCAGCGTCTGATAACCCCACAGGGTTTGTAACGACTGGAAAAGTGTCAGATTCGCCCGGGCTTCCTTCTGAAGGTTCAGCACAGAACCTGCTGGGGTTAGATTGAATCTGGCCCCCTGAGTGATAACGGTCTGCGTGAGATTCTGAGTCCTGTATTGGCTTGTGATTTTATTCATCCATAACTGTGTCATTCAGAAAAGCATTTCCTGGTCATTCAGTGTTTTGTGACTAAATCCAACTCTGTcgaatggaaaataatatttaaaataagctGAAAGCCATAAGGGCATTATGGGCACTGGAGTTTCTTTGCCTGTGAAACACCAAACATGATGGCAGGTTGTTTACACAGCGTGCTGCAGTACATAAAGTAGACTAGGGCGAAATTTATTGCTCTGATTTCATATTCTGAGTTTGCTCATTTTTCTGAGTCAAccaaagcaattaaaataaaaaagcagttaGTTACATGAAGCAAACCAGGCCATTAATTTAAGAagatttttttcactttgtttctgtttcatgGTCTTTGTAACCATTGCAGTCTCTCCCTGTCCCAGTGCTTTCAGTGTGTAAGAGCCAATCCAGGCAGTTACTATAATCTTAACCCTGTTTTACCTCTTCCCCCATTGTTTACATTGTTGAAACCCTTCATGAATCTCTCATAAAAGGCTCTTTGAAGAAAATCTCCAGCATCGCTTTGTTGCCACAtaaggaagttttttttaatggcctgAATGTGACCTCATTTCCTGTGCATACATCGCAGATCAAAGCAGCCTGGGCCTGTCGGGGTGGGGTCATGCTCCCCAGCCCGCCGGCTTTCCCCATCAGCGCTCggttcacacacacgcgcacgcgcacacacacacacacacacacacacgcatacacacactctcacacacacacacacacacactcacactcatacacactcacacacacacacacgcgcacgcgcacgcacacacacacacacacacacacacacacacacactcacacaacacacacacaccctcatacacacacaccactcatacacacacacgcctacacacacacacactcacacacaacacacacacaccctcatacacacacacacactcatacacacacacacacacacacacacactcacacacaaacacacacacaccctcatacacacacacacgctcatacacacacacacacacacaacacacacacacacacgctcatacacacacacactcatacacgcacacgcgcacgcacacacacacaccttcatacacacacactcatacacacacacactcacactcatacgcgcacgcgcacacacacacactcatacacacacacactcacacacacacacacacactcatacactcacacacacacacacacactcatacactcacacacacgcgcacgcgcacacacacacacacacacacgcacacacacactcatacacacacacgcctcacacactcacacacaaacacacacacaccctcatacacacacacacactcatacacacacacgcctacacacacacacactcacacacaaacacacacacaccctcatacacacacacacgctcatacacacacacacacacacacacacacacacacacacacacacgctcatacacacacacactcatacacgcgcacgcgcacgcacacacacacaccttcatacacacacactcatacacacaaacactcacacacacacacacacacatacacatgcatacacacacacacacacacacacatacacacactctcacacacacacactcacacacacacacacacacacactcacacacccttatacacacacacactcacacacacacacacacacatacacacactcatacactcacacacacacacacacacactcacacacactcacacacacacacacacactcatacgcgcacgcgcacacacacacactcatacacacacacactcacacgcgcacgcgcacacacactcatacacacacacacactcacacacactcacacacacacacacacgctcatacactcacacacacacacacacacactcacacacactcacacacacacacacacacactcatacgcgcacgcgcacacacacacacactcatacacacacacactcacacacacacacacacacacactcatacactcacacacacacacacacactcatacactcacacacacgcgcacgcgcacacacacacacacacacacgcacacacacacacacacactcatacacacacacacacacacacactctcacacgtacactcacacacacacacacactctctcacacacacacacacacacacacacacactcacacacaaacacacacacacacacacatacacacatgcatacacacacacacacacactctctcacacacacacacacacacacacacactctcacacacacacacacacacacacacacacacacatacacacatgcatacacacacacacacacactctctctcacacacacacacacacacactcactcacacacaaacacacacacacacacacacacacacacacactcacacaaaacacacaaccacacacacacacacactctctcacacacacacacacacacactcactcacacacaaacacacacacacacgcatacacacacacacacacactcatacactcacacacacacacacacacacacacacactcacacacaaacacacgcacacacgcacacacgcatacacacacacacacacacacagagttccGCCTTCCTGATCATTCCCGTCCTCTCGTTGGGAGAAACAAAGATGTCTTCAAGGGTCATAAAATGTTCATTGTGTTGAAGAACTGGGGCCTAATTCTCTGAATTATATGGAATTTTGGCTATGACATGCAAGTCTGGATGCCCAGAACCACCAGGACTGCTGAAATATAGGGctaaaactgatttaaaatgtgtgcaacATTTGTCACATTCATAATCATgagatgtaaaatgtaaaaatgaaacaaaataatacttTTGTATTTGACCGACCTTCAGTACTGCAGTAATTTAATGACATTTCTGCGTACAATCTGCCCATAATTGTCTGCATCACGGCCCAAGGCCCATGCTGACCAGTAGAGCCGGTAAttagcagagcagagagacaggcctgCTGAGGAGGAGCCCACTGCCCAGCGGAGAGTAGATGTccctgtttgctctgtttgctagCGCTGCTGCCCAGCGGAGAGTAGATGTCCCTGTTTGCTAGCGCTGTTGCCCGTGCGGAGAGTATATGTCCCTGTTTGCTAGCGCTGCTGCCCGTGCGGAGAGTAGATGTCCCTGTTTGCTAGCGCTGCTGCTCGTGCGGAGAGTAGATGTCCCTGTTTGCTAGCGCTGCTGCCCGGGCGGAGAGTAGATGTCCCTGTTTGCTAGCGCTGC from Anguilla rostrata isolate EN2019 chromosome 18, ASM1855537v3, whole genome shotgun sequence includes the following:
- the lrmda gene encoding leucine-rich melanocyte differentiation-associated protein isoform X1; its protein translation is MTDLRGRSGEAEYLLSANPSRAPLVNLRSLFRLSNGRLVYRIRALWVKVSPVGMAGAQISPAAAISRQTSRGRWLAHRSLAGLKAFSELEELIVDNNLLGNDLWLPRLPHLHTLTLNKNQISDIESLLEHLAAATPSLEYLSLLGNEACPNQLVSLDKDEDDYQRYRYFVLHKLRGLKFLDTRKVTERERMEAETRGAFMKVVKPKSEEDPGPRSDSAAMPYTPLPRGSKDAKNHKGVFAKCRYVYYGKHSEGNRFIRNDQL
- the lrmda gene encoding leucine-rich melanocyte differentiation-associated protein isoform X2, whose product is MAVHESMVVMNGTQISCIGHDCEDIPEFLGERYGRHARRLDLSFNRLRSLAGLKAFSELEELIVDNNLLGNDLWLPRLPHLHTLTLNKNQISDIESLLEHLAAATPSLEYLSLLGNEACPNQLVSLDKDEDDYQRYRYFVLHKLRGLKFLDTRKVTERERMEAETRGAFMKVVKPKSEEDPGPRSDSAAMPYTPLPRGSKDAKNHKGVFAKCRYVYYGKHSEGNRFIRNDQL
- the lrmda gene encoding leucine-rich melanocyte differentiation-associated protein isoform X3 translates to MECFSGEPANTTIINHRSLPGLAMAVRTNSPRKAIRIIASSCYRCVRSLAGLKAFSELEELIVDNNLLGNDLWLPRLPHLHTLTLNKNQISDIESLLEHLAAATPSLEYLSLLGNEACPNQLVSLDKDEDDYQRYRYFVLHKLRGLKFLDTRKVTERERMEAETRGAFMKVVKPKSEEDPGPRSDSAAMPYTPLPRGSKDAKNHKGVFAKCRYVYYGKHSEGNRFIRNDQL